In a genomic window of Columba livia isolate bColLiv1 breed racing homer chromosome 4, bColLiv1.pat.W.v2, whole genome shotgun sequence:
- the DCTN6 gene encoding dynactin subunit 6 translates to MAEKAQKGVKIAPGAVVCVESEIRGDVTIGPRTVIHPKARIIAEAGPIVIGEGNLIEEQALIINGYPENITPETEEVEPKPMVIGTNNVFEVGCYSQAMKVGDNNVIESKAFVGRNVILTSGCIIGACCNVNTYEVIPENTVIYGADCLRRVQTERPQPQTLQLDFLMKILPNYHHLKKTTKATSTPVKS, encoded by the exons ATGGCGGAGAAGGCGCAGAAGGG CGTGAAGATCGCGCCTGGAGCCGTGGTGTGTGTGGAGAGCGAGATCCGCGGGGACGTGACCATCG GACCGCGGACCGTGATCCACCCCAAGGCCAGGATCATCGCCGAGGCGGGGCCGATCGTCATCGGGGAGGGGAACCTGATCGAGGAGCAGGCGCTTATCATCAACGG GTATCCGGAAAATATTACCCCAGAAACGGAAGAGGTGGAGCCCAAACCAATGGTGATCGGCACCAACAATGTTTTTGAAGTTGGCTGTT ATTCCCAAGCAATGAAGGTGGGAGATAACAACGTCATCGAATCTAAAG CATTTGTCGGCAGGAACGTCATCCTGACGAGCGGCTGCATCATCGGTGCCTGCTGCAACGTTAACACCTATGAGGTGATCCCCGAAAACACCGTCATCTACGGGGCCGACTGTCTCCGCCGCGTCCAGACCGAGCGGCCGCAG CCCCAAACGCTGCAGCTGGATTTCCTGATGAAGATCTTGCCAAACTACCATCACCTGAAGAAGACCACGAAGGCCACGTCCACTCCTGTCAAGAGCTGA
- the RBPMS gene encoding RNA-binding protein with multiple splicing produces the protein MSSLPAEREGGPADTGLPEEEVRTLFVSGLPLDIKPRELYLLFRPFKGYEGSLIKLTSKQPVGFVSFDSRSEAEAAKNALNGIRFDPEIPQTLRLEFAKANTKMAKSKLVGTPNPSAPLPTAVPQFIAREPYELTVPALYPSSPEVWGPYPLYPAELAPALPPPAFTYPASLHAQMRWLPPSEAGSQGWKSRQFC, from the exons ATGAGCAGCCTCCCCGCCGAGCGGGAGGGCGGCCCCGCCGACACCGGCCTGCCCGAGGAGGAG gtGAGGACGCTCTTTGTCAGTGGGTTGCCCCTGGACATCAAGCCCCGGGAACTTTACCTGCTCTTTAGGCCCTTTAAG GGGTACGAAGGTTCTCTCATCAAACTCACCTCCAAGCAG CCCGTGGGCTTCGTCAGCTTCGACAGCCGCTCCGAGGCCGAGGCGGCCAAGAACGCGCTGAAC gGCATCCGCTTCGACCCCGAGATCCCCCAGACGCTGCGGCTGGAGTTCGCCAAGGCCAACACCAAGATGGCCAAGAGCAAGTTGGTGGGGACCCCCAACCCCAGCGCGCCGCTCCCCACCGCCGTCCCGCAGTTCATAGCCCGCGAGCCCT ATGAGCTCACGGTGCCCGCACTCTACCCCAGTAGCCCTGAAGTGTGGGGGCCGTACCCTCTGTACCCGGCGGAGTTAGCGCCTGCCCTACCTCCTCCTGCTTTCACCTACCCCGCTTCGCTGCACGCCCAG ATGCGCTGGCTCCCTCCCTCCGAGGCTGGTTCTCAGGGCTGGAAGTCCCGTCAGTTCTGCTGA